Proteins from a genomic interval of Flammeovirgaceae bacterium SG7u.111:
- a CDS encoding GPW/gp25 family protein, protein MDENSFLGRGWAFPPSFDPDSGAEMVANEEDIQQSLTILLSTSLRERVMQPEYGCDLNEFVFEPVNSSLRTYIADLVRNAILFHEPRIEVEKVRLYPGQELEGVIMISVDYQVRATNSRFNFVYPFYQKEGGENLL, encoded by the coding sequence ATGGACGAAAATTCATTTTTAGGAAGAGGCTGGGCATTTCCCCCAAGCTTTGACCCAGATAGTGGGGCGGAAATGGTAGCCAATGAAGAAGATATTCAGCAAAGTTTGACGATTCTTCTTTCTACCAGTTTGAGAGAACGGGTGATGCAACCCGAATACGGCTGCGATCTCAACGAGTTTGTGTTCGAACCTGTCAATTCCTCGCTTCGCACCTATATAGCCGACCTTGTTCGCAATGCAATTTTATTCCACGAACCGCGGATTGAAGTGGAGAAAGTCCGGTTGTATCCTGGCCAAGAATTAGAAGGTGTAATCATGATTTCGGTCGATTATCAGGTAAGGGCGACCAACTCACGGTTCAATTTTGTGTATCCATTTTATCAAAAAGAAGGCGGCGAAAATCTGTTATGA
- a CDS encoding contractile injection system tape measure protein — MSAEQKHIIRRQVFDLKLPKQEGAFQLQEEVKELFYEQISPMLEKLFSEIAPADKVLSIDNLTLDLGKIPLAQLQESLLKRIETEFRERVKTEVGGRLSVAKRSREKDRDDAFLEREKSRSNWEVFLYFLAMGNMPWNSTLGSISALEKEIQVFLEDKNVFPEQLKTELARHLAEKKILIRLVSQFSNHFLATVMDRLLGKEINELRSLYLLVEKQAEDFGLGRREQQELRQVYWFVSLEKAVRQPSVKSIELIKSALEAVVLYFSNITQKNKQAVCEELDKQLLILQKSKSISNLPVASSRKVLEELKKEWAKREGKGSEVKGNPIQHLTEKKPFQKDKEDQVKSSGKGISQKKSGNPTQNEDSFKSTNPSFSLDKTAGKSEKKALGGLADKTRENDLSAKAKEEKAEKSKDQFQHRVLQNEQEGVYIKNAGLVLLAPFIPTLFGKLGFVSEKAISHKDKAVHLLQYLVSGASQTDESELTLNKLLCGISLSEPIAQEAFFHPEELAEADGMLEAVIEHWKALKGTSIQGLQETFLQRDGKLSRTADKKWLLQVEQKAYDILLAQLPWGYSMVKLSWMEDVLTVEWA; from the coding sequence TTGTCAGCTGAGCAAAAACATATCATCCGGAGGCAAGTGTTTGATTTGAAGCTGCCGAAGCAAGAAGGTGCTTTTCAGCTTCAGGAAGAGGTGAAAGAACTGTTTTATGAGCAAATTTCGCCTATGCTAGAAAAGCTGTTTTCCGAAATTGCTCCTGCTGACAAAGTCCTTTCCATTGATAATTTAACCTTGGATTTGGGCAAAATTCCACTCGCCCAGTTGCAAGAAAGCTTGCTGAAAAGGATAGAAACAGAATTTAGAGAAAGAGTAAAAACTGAGGTGGGAGGTAGGCTATCTGTAGCAAAAAGGAGCAGGGAAAAAGATCGGGACGATGCTTTTTTAGAGAGGGAAAAGAGCCGTTCAAACTGGGAAGTGTTTCTGTATTTTTTGGCGATGGGAAATATGCCTTGGAACTCGACCTTGGGAAGCATTTCTGCCTTGGAAAAGGAAATACAGGTGTTTTTGGAAGATAAAAACGTGTTTCCTGAGCAGCTAAAAACAGAATTGGCTCGCCATCTGGCTGAGAAAAAAATACTGATTCGTTTGGTCAGCCAGTTTTCCAATCACTTTTTAGCAACGGTGATGGATAGGCTGTTAGGGAAAGAAATAAATGAGCTAAGGTCTCTGTATCTGCTGGTGGAAAAGCAAGCGGAAGACTTTGGGTTGGGAAGGCGAGAGCAGCAAGAGCTGAGGCAAGTTTATTGGTTCGTTTCTCTTGAAAAAGCGGTTCGTCAGCCTTCGGTTAAAAGTATCGAACTTATAAAATCAGCCTTGGAAGCTGTAGTTCTTTATTTTTCAAACATCACTCAAAAAAATAAACAAGCTGTATGTGAAGAACTTGACAAGCAGTTGCTCATTTTGCAGAAGAGCAAAAGCATTTCCAACTTGCCAGTTGCGAGTAGTAGAAAAGTGCTAGAGGAATTGAAGAAAGAGTGGGCTAAAAGAGAGGGAAAAGGTTCGGAGGTGAAGGGAAACCCAATACAACATCTAACCGAAAAGAAACCTTTCCAAAAGGATAAAGAAGATCAGGTTAAATCGTCTGGCAAAGGGATCTCTCAAAAAAAATCAGGCAATCCAACTCAAAATGAAGATAGTTTTAAAAGCACAAACCCTTCCTTTTCTCTCGATAAAACTGCTGGAAAAAGTGAGAAGAAAGCTTTGGGAGGGTTAGCAGATAAAACAAGAGAAAATGACCTTTCGGCGAAAGCCAAAGAAGAAAAGGCAGAGAAAAGTAAAGACCAATTTCAACATCGAGTTTTGCAAAACGAACAAGAAGGAGTTTACATCAAAAATGCTGGTTTGGTATTGCTTGCCCCTTTCATTCCCACGCTCTTTGGCAAATTAGGTTTCGTTTCAGAAAAGGCGATCAGTCATAAAGATAAAGCGGTGCATCTGTTGCAATATTTGGTGAGCGGCGCATCTCAGACCGATGAGTCAGAGCTGACACTTAACAAGCTGCTTTGCGGAATTTCTCTCAGTGAGCCTATTGCACAAGAAGCCTTTTTCCACCCCGAGGAACTTGCCGAGGCAGACGGAATGCTGGAAGCGGTAATTGAGCATTGGAAAGCCTTGAAAGGAACTTCCATACAAGGGTTGCAAGAAACTTTTTTGCAAAGGGATGGCAAACTTTCCCGCACAGCAGATAAAAAATGGCTGCTTCAAGTAGAGCAAAAAGCTTACGATATTCTACTTGCCCAACTTCCTTGGGGCTATTCGATGGTCAAGCTTTCGTGGATGGAAGATGTGCTCACTGTAGAGTGGGCTTGA
- a CDS encoding tail fiber domain-containing protein, whose product MIKENIKSRSELKEEFSNNKKLTQQRFSELIDSMLSLKDDHFRGVWKHGTAYYKDDVVIYNNTLWVLDFPENGSVSTCSREEPGKDPNWEMLTVKGEDDDWKLLEESGDMYALNERNVGIGTKEPEAKLEVTDGKKGRFSFNPDTKKDPVFTIVNLDPRCNKNYLSTGVGVTYAVNVTDAPEGFLFVKGPEHGMYCKEEAAYHGKELVLIKEGENGKAQVGIGTLSPEAMLHATDEENGALLFHPKQGKKVALLLKKLADEEGEDEKVLETEINKNFASWTTDTKGFLFKRIIENEGEEESDEACETEEKEYLLVAIRQHSDGQPEVGIGTKKPEGMLDITDKKKGQFLFSPQTKKDPVFSIINLTPECNQNYLATGVGKFYSTFVSDASKGFAFKKGGEYGAFNAELDINQGELLMVVQEGENALPQVGIGIKDPRATLDVNLPNQGWVKVLPQSNDQTLISLANISSERQLNNLLVGINSEYASFIGNADKGFVFKKGEKDEETDLSKGDALVTFRKEGQVGIGTTEPVTMLDITNNKSGIFHFNLNKKPNPSMCIGNLRPGKKQSYLTTGVGNTRAIWVTDAPDGFVFKRAPENSAENEHVELDINQGDALVHIVPKGNGKMGIGAFPDDNWELDVSGKIRAFNLHLSTNENTAQVKEKLGGVMEKLMKLTPVKFEWKGSTPCAGEGQQIGLMAHDVDEQFSELIKHDREGNLSVAYQNMVAVLVKGMQEQQEMIAERDEKIANLEAQVQKQNDTLEAFAKKVEELEKRIDKCEG is encoded by the coding sequence ATGATAAAGGAAAATATTAAATCAAGGTCTGAGCTAAAAGAAGAATTTAGCAACAATAAGAAGCTTACCCAGCAGCGCTTCTCCGAGCTTATCGATTCCATGCTTTCGCTAAAAGACGACCATTTTCGTGGAGTTTGGAAACATGGGACTGCGTATTACAAAGATGATGTAGTCATCTATAACAATACATTGTGGGTGTTGGATTTTCCCGAAAACGGGTCAGTTTCTACTTGTTCGAGGGAAGAGCCGGGCAAAGACCCCAACTGGGAAATGCTCACGGTAAAAGGCGAAGACGATGATTGGAAACTGCTAGAAGAGTCGGGCGATATGTATGCGCTCAACGAGAGGAATGTGGGGATAGGCACAAAAGAGCCGGAGGCAAAACTAGAGGTGACCGATGGGAAGAAAGGGCGTTTTTCCTTCAATCCAGATACCAAAAAAGATCCTGTTTTCACCATAGTAAATCTCGATCCTAGGTGCAATAAAAATTATCTTTCCACAGGAGTTGGGGTGACTTATGCGGTAAACGTAACCGATGCTCCCGAGGGCTTTTTGTTTGTAAAAGGACCAGAGCACGGGATGTATTGCAAAGAGGAAGCAGCGTACCACGGCAAAGAGTTGGTGCTGATAAAAGAAGGAGAAAATGGCAAGGCGCAAGTGGGGATAGGAACGCTCTCGCCCGAGGCCATGCTTCATGCTACAGATGAAGAAAATGGCGCACTTTTATTTCATCCCAAACAAGGGAAAAAAGTAGCCTTGCTTCTAAAGAAACTAGCCGACGAAGAAGGGGAGGACGAGAAAGTATTAGAAACAGAAATCAACAAGAACTTTGCTAGCTGGACTACGGACACCAAAGGTTTTTTGTTCAAAAGAATAATAGAAAACGAGGGCGAGGAAGAAAGCGATGAAGCCTGCGAAACCGAGGAAAAAGAATACTTGTTGGTAGCTATCCGACAACACTCGGACGGGCAGCCAGAGGTAGGAATAGGTACGAAAAAGCCTGAAGGGATGCTCGATATCACCGATAAGAAAAAAGGGCAATTCCTCTTTTCCCCCCAAACTAAAAAAGACCCCGTTTTCAGCATTATCAACCTCACGCCCGAGTGCAACCAAAACTACTTGGCTACGGGCGTTGGGAAGTTCTACTCCACTTTTGTGAGCGATGCCTCCAAGGGTTTTGCCTTCAAAAAAGGGGGGGAATACGGCGCGTTCAATGCGGAGCTGGATATTAACCAAGGCGAGTTGCTGATGGTGGTGCAAGAAGGAGAAAATGCGCTTCCACAAGTGGGAATTGGCATAAAAGATCCTCGGGCCACCTTGGATGTGAATTTACCCAATCAGGGTTGGGTGAAGGTACTGCCACAGAGCAACGATCAGACATTGATCAGCCTTGCCAATATCTCTTCGGAACGGCAATTGAACAACCTTTTGGTTGGTATAAACAGCGAATATGCTTCGTTTATAGGCAATGCCGACAAAGGTTTTGTATTTAAAAAAGGGGAAAAAGACGAAGAAACGGACTTGAGCAAAGGTGATGCTTTGGTTACGTTCCGAAAAGAAGGGCAGGTCGGGATAGGCACCACGGAGCCTGTGACCATGCTCGATATTACGAACAATAAAAGCGGGATTTTCCATTTTAATTTGAACAAAAAGCCCAATCCGTCTATGTGCATTGGGAATTTGCGACCCGGCAAAAAGCAATCTTATCTGACCACGGGCGTGGGCAATACCCGAGCTATTTGGGTGACCGATGCCCCTGACGGATTCGTGTTCAAAAGAGCTCCCGAAAATAGCGCAGAAAATGAGCACGTAGAGCTGGATATAAACCAAGGCGATGCGTTGGTGCACATCGTGCCCAAAGGAAATGGGAAAATGGGTATCGGTGCTTTTCCCGACGACAACTGGGAGCTGGATGTGTCGGGGAAAATCAGGGCATTTAACCTTCATCTTAGCACCAACGAAAACACCGCTCAGGTAAAAGAAAAACTAGGTGGGGTAATGGAAAAGCTGATGAAGCTGACCCCAGTGAAATTTGAGTGGAAAGGCTCGACTCCCTGCGCTGGTGAAGGTCAGCAAATCGGGCTGATGGCGCACGATGTGGATGAGCAATTTTCCGAACTGATCAAGCATGACAGAGAAGGAAACTTATCGGTTGCCTACCAAAATATGGTGGCGGTACTGGTAAAAGGCATGCAAGAGCAGCAAGAAATGATTGCAGAAAGAGATGAAAAAATAGCCAACCTCGAAGCCCAAGTCCAAAAGCAAAACGACACCTTGGAAGCCTTTGCCAAAAAGGTGGAAGAGCTAGAAAAACGCATCGATAAATGTGAAGGGTAG
- a CDS encoding holin family protein translates to MPSFFSKVFSGGVADVVDSLGNVADKFITTKEEKEQFKAEAQIRLMQIESQLEETYRTELQERRAIIEAEMAQGDNYTKRARPTIVYAGLAFVCIIHVILPVIAFIADADKMPDIKLPDEFWWAWGTVVSVYGVGRSAEKMGVTNKITELATGSGADRVRRAKTIEG, encoded by the coding sequence ATGCCATCATTTTTTTCAAAAGTATTTAGCGGAGGCGTCGCCGATGTGGTCGATAGCCTTGGCAATGTTGCCGATAAATTTATCACTACCAAAGAGGAGAAGGAGCAGTTTAAGGCAGAGGCGCAAATCCGCCTGATGCAGATCGAAAGCCAGCTAGAAGAGACCTACCGTACGGAGCTGCAAGAGCGTAGGGCGATTATAGAAGCAGAAATGGCTCAGGGCGATAATTACACAAAGCGGGCCAGGCCTACTATCGTTTATGCGGGCTTGGCTTTTGTTTGCATAATACATGTGATCTTGCCTGTAATCGCCTTCATTGCCGATGCTGATAAGATGCCAGATATAAAACTACCTGATGAGTTTTGGTGGGCATGGGGAACAGTGGTGAGTGTATACGGTGTAGGTAGGTCGGCGGAGAAAATGGGTGTTACCAATAAGATTACAGAGCTGGCTACGGGCTCGGGGGCAGATAGAGTAAGACGTGCTAAAACCATTGAAGGATAA
- a CDS encoding DUF4157 domain-containing protein → MLQATPAKSLTQIPKKGSSTPFFKGNVVYPKLAIGQSNDKYEQEADAIADEVMAMQEDTPKLAGVGNEGNSGSLQPKPITRSVVQKKCGSCEKEARGVLQPKLDGGETQVSVPLQNQLQTSKRSGSPLPQKTNQFMGNAFGADFSNVRVHTGGEAQQMNQSIQAKAFTHGSDIYFNKGQYSPSSLGGKKLLAHELTHVVQQSASQSNAIQRQIDLSGITQEQYEQAFGGFARIFPLSFIRGVLDEYSLQDLIQIIQDTENLISQVNPINLIDSSFFCQPFSAADRPKALLLKRFMQRHFLRIIRLRFGEEVGDLWTQYLRSAPGSYQSVVFDSPSSVLVQDFANSETTVARQQELMEMFKQRINRLCRSGTRVSGALADGSRSSTLFRRHMRSLRSNEWVEIPVMQRGFFLIPRAELNNSEAMNFSNPAERAGNIAGGISPGGHGPENREVRGGLGFRGIKDGSGRIISIELETAFEFTVNDAVDFCPGGVGAGVEQVLTIPLSRLEATGLAFDVPFRVIYQGQAIRETIPASQFNRCNLHL, encoded by the coding sequence ATGTTGCAAGCTACACCCGCCAAATCTCTCACACAAATTCCTAAAAAAGGAAGCAGCACTCCTTTTTTTAAAGGGAATGTTGTGTATCCAAAGCTAGCTATTGGTCAATCCAATGATAAGTACGAGCAAGAGGCGGACGCTATAGCGGATGAGGTGATGGCAATGCAGGAGGATACGCCAAAACTAGCGGGTGTGGGGAATGAAGGTAATTCCGGTTCATTACAACCTAAGCCTATCACAAGAAGTGTAGTCCAAAAGAAATGCGGCTCATGCGAGAAAGAAGCAAGAGGGGTACTGCAACCCAAATTAGATGGTGGAGAAACACAAGTTTCGGTACCTTTACAAAATCAGTTGCAAACCAGTAAGCGAAGTGGTTCTCCATTACCCCAAAAGACAAATCAATTTATGGGCAATGCTTTTGGGGCAGACTTTAGTAATGTGCGGGTTCATACAGGTGGTGAAGCCCAGCAAATGAACCAAAGTATACAAGCGAAAGCATTTACCCATGGCTCAGATATCTACTTTAATAAAGGGCAGTACTCTCCTTCTTCGCTAGGTGGGAAAAAATTGTTGGCGCATGAGTTGACACATGTTGTACAGCAGTCTGCTTCTCAGAGTAATGCAATTCAACGGCAAATAGATCTTTCTGGGATTACCCAAGAGCAATACGAGCAAGCCTTTGGCGGATTTGCAAGAATATTTCCTCTTTCATTTATTAGAGGGGTTTTGGACGAATATTCTTTGCAAGATTTAATTCAGATTATCCAAGATACAGAAAATTTAATTTCACAAGTCAATCCTATAAACCTTATTGACTCGTCCTTTTTTTGCCAGCCGTTTAGCGCAGCCGACAGACCTAAAGCTTTATTGTTGAAAAGGTTTATGCAAAGGCATTTTTTGAGGATTATCCGCTTGAGGTTTGGCGAAGAAGTGGGGGATTTATGGACGCAGTATTTAAGAAGTGCTCCGGGGTCTTATCAATCAGTGGTGTTTGATAGCCCTTCTAGCGTGTTGGTACAAGACTTCGCCAATTCTGAGACGACTGTTGCGAGGCAACAAGAATTAATGGAGATGTTCAAACAACGAATAAATCGTTTGTGTAGGAGTGGGACCAGAGTTAGCGGGGCATTAGCAGATGGGAGTAGAAGCAGCACTCTTTTTAGGCGACATATGAGGTCTTTGAGAAGCAATGAATGGGTGGAAATTCCTGTGATGCAACGAGGTTTTTTTCTGATTCCAAGGGCTGAATTGAATAATTCGGAAGCAATGAATTTTAGCAATCCAGCTGAAAGGGCAGGGAACATAGCGGGAGGCATAAGTCCGGGAGGACATGGTCCAGAGAACAGAGAAGTTCGAGGAGGTCTAGGGTTTAGAGGCATAAAAGATGGAAGTGGGCGAATCATTTCCATAGAGTTGGAAACAGCATTTGAATTTACCGTCAACGATGCAGTGGATTTTTGCCCAGGAGGAGTAGGTGCGGGTGTCGAACAAGTTCTCACAATACCATTGAGCCGATTAGAGGCAACAGGTTTAGCATTTGATGTGCCATTTAGGGTCATTTACCAAGGGCAGGCGATAAGGGAAACAATACCTGCCTCTCAATTCAATAGATGTAACCTTCATTTGTGA
- a CDS encoding PAAR domain-containing protein produces the protein MPLAARITDMHTCPMQTPAPVPIPHVGGPITGPGVPTVLIGGMPAAVLGDMAVCVGPPDTIVMGSGTVMIGGKPAARMGDSTAHGGSIVLGCPTVMIGG, from the coding sequence ATGCCCTTAGCAGCCAGAATTACCGATATGCATACTTGCCCCATGCAAACGCCTGCACCTGTACCCATTCCCCACGTAGGAGGACCAATTACAGGGCCAGGCGTACCTACCGTACTGATCGGGGGAATGCCTGCGGCAGTGTTAGGTGATATGGCAGTTTGCGTTGGCCCTCCCGATACTATTGTGATGGGCTCGGGGACGGTGATGATCGGCGGCAAGCCCGCCGCCCGGATGGGCGACTCAACAGCTCATGGAGGCTCAATCGTACTGGGCTGCCCCACGGTGATGATTGGAGGATGA
- a CDS encoding DUF4157 domain-containing protein — protein MFARANQQEGLVKPSSNFFRANNIFPKLTIGQPNDKYEQEADAMANKVTAMPEPSVAQRKCAECEAEESMQTKPLLQKKEKEEDEPLQTMSIQRSEEEEEPLQTKVESSRSETEASSTLQDQLRASKGGGSLLPDATNQFMSNAFGSDFSNVRVHNGHSAQEMNQGIQAKAFTHGSDIYFNKGQYSPETSSGKNLLAHELTHVVQQGAASSGIHKKEVIQRTEDLAATRFSGNSILERVFDGQITISKNSRRSGTHVRLIQESLLALGYTLPIHGADGVFGSETEAAIRLFQIDMGATDLDGIIGARTMRFLDMQDSGNTGIPGPVAPPAPVGPFPPATSAIFSEAPNEAFSGYDNSVAPNWLVVPVNARRRANVAITPVGANPTYVSDNPAVATVNQVDEGVVVTGVSHGTTVIKVMEGVTELARLRISVKNKLERTVDFHFMRDNAVPPHQTARSAATADRLTATLNQLWHRQANIRFRKGVVDSPTVPSNLGGQVLWTATLPNEWNTVTAFATGANLNVFLVWEYEQDATPLVDNTNAGTLAGNTILEDNECGDVLTIAHEAGHFLGLGHTGNGIMTGCPGTNRRKVFKVDVDIVNP, from the coding sequence ATGTTTGCAAGAGCGAATCAACAGGAGGGCTTGGTTAAGCCTTCGTCAAACTTTTTTAGGGCAAATAATATCTTTCCCAAACTCACCATAGGTCAGCCCAACGATAAGTATGAGCAGGAGGCAGATGCAATGGCAAATAAGGTGACGGCGATGCCTGAACCTAGTGTTGCCCAGAGGAAATGTGCCGAGTGCGAGGCAGAGGAAAGCATGCAAACAAAACCTTTGCTTCAGAAAAAGGAGAAGGAAGAGGACGAGCCACTTCAGACAATGAGCATTCAGCGGTCGGAAGAGGAAGAGGAACCGCTCCAAACCAAGGTAGAAAGTAGTAGAAGTGAGACAGAAGCCTCCTCCACTTTACAAGATCAATTACGAGCGAGCAAAGGAGGAGGATCGCTGTTGCCGGATGCCACCAACCAATTTATGAGCAATGCCTTTGGAAGTGATTTTAGCAATGTACGTGTACATAACGGTCACTCTGCCCAAGAGATGAACCAAGGTATCCAAGCGAAAGCGTTTACCCACGGTTCGGATATTTATTTTAATAAAGGACAGTATTCGCCCGAAACATCGAGTGGGAAAAACCTTTTGGCACATGAGCTTACGCATGTGGTGCAGCAGGGTGCTGCCTCGTCTGGTATTCATAAGAAAGAAGTAATTCAACGTACGGAAGATCTAGCTGCGACAAGGTTTTCAGGCAATAGTATTTTAGAAAGGGTATTTGATGGACAGATTACTATCAGTAAGAATTCTCGCCGAAGTGGCACACATGTCCGACTCATTCAGGAATCACTGTTGGCTTTAGGTTATACATTACCTATTCATGGGGCAGATGGGGTCTTTGGTTCAGAAACAGAAGCTGCGATCAGGCTGTTCCAAATCGATATGGGAGCTACTGACCTTGATGGGATCATTGGTGCTAGAACCATGCGCTTTTTAGATATGCAGGATTCTGGGAACACCGGAATACCTGGTCCCGTCGCCCCTCCAGCGCCTGTTGGTCCTTTCCCTCCTGCTACGAGTGCTATTTTCTCTGAAGCACCTAACGAGGCATTTTCAGGTTACGACAATTCAGTCGCTCCCAATTGGCTGGTTGTACCAGTAAATGCTAGGAGGCGGGCAAATGTGGCGATTACTCCTGTTGGAGCAAATCCAACTTATGTAAGCGATAATCCTGCAGTGGCTACCGTGAACCAAGTAGATGAAGGAGTGGTAGTCACAGGAGTATCACATGGTACAACGGTTATAAAAGTCATGGAAGGGGTAACAGAGCTTGCGAGGTTGAGAATCTCTGTGAAAAATAAACTGGAACGTACGGTTGATTTTCACTTTATGCGCGATAATGCAGTTCCTCCTCATCAAACAGCTAGGTCTGCCGCAACGGCAGATCGTCTGACTGCCACCTTAAATCAACTTTGGCACCGGCAGGCAAATATCCGTTTCAGAAAAGGTGTGGTTGACTCTCCTACAGTTCCGAGTAACCTTGGTGGGCAAGTTCTGTGGACTGCCACATTACCAAACGAATGGAATACGGTAACAGCTTTTGCTACAGGCGCAAATCTGAATGTATTTCTAGTTTGGGAGTATGAGCAAGATGCGACCCCTTTGGTAGATAATACAAATGCAGGTACGTTGGCAGGTAATACCATCCTCGAAGATAACGAATGTGGGGATGTGCTTACTATTGCACACGAAGCAGGTCATTTCCTGGGACTGGGCCATACGGGTAATGGCATTATGACAGGATGTCCAGGGACAAACCGACGTAAAGTGTTCAAGGTAGACGTTGATATTGTAAATCCTTAA